One window of the Microplitis demolitor isolate Queensland-Clemson2020A chromosome 10, iyMicDemo2.1a, whole genome shotgun sequence genome contains the following:
- the LOC103571686 gene encoding glucose dehydrogenase [FAD, quinone]: protein MDSCVAHNCSSPISGTTPVVFTQLIQTLIAAQCSLGKIEDYPPDRTWEIMKNVEESFDFIIVGGGSAGSVLAARLSEQSDWKVLLIEAGTYPSAISSVPSQYNELWGSKEDYRYQHEPQRDFCLGMVNKRCLWSGGKVLGGGSTINGMIYIYGNKRDFDNWEAEGNEGWGYEDVLPYFKKSNNYPRETIDKYGDKYLGRDGPLSVRLFNYSSSIFHEVVIKAAEEKGIPRVDIFNTDQYIGFGKLHMTADKGRRVSAATAYLSPIKNRKNLYVMTSTRADEILIKDNRATGVRVLVNNGSTIELKASKEVILSAGAIGSPKLLMLSGIGPKEDLEKFKIQCKADLPVGKYLKDHVVWHGIFLEFVNQSHARNNLFDSQDDAYQYLTRNEGALTGLDELDFSGFINVQDPSSIYPDIQFLHAYVSQDDNSTLARTLDRFGLSPETRDSIVNSTKKNDIFFMSPFLLRPKSIGEVKLRSKSPADSVRLFQRHLTDKSDIETLLKSVDFVKRLLDTEAFKNFGVKIRNITIPGCDKFEFDSSGYWECFIRHTAFSGFHSVGTVRMGTPENPKTVVDFKLKVLGIDQLRVIDASIMPEVTSGNINAPTMMIAEKGADLIKEFWIKTKKF, encoded by the coding sequence ATGGATTCGTGCGTGGCTCATAATTGTTCATCTCCAATCAGTGGAACGACACCAGTAGTATTTACTCAACTGATTCAGACGCTAATAGCAGCGCAATGCAGCCTTGGCAAAATAGAAGACTATCCCCCGGATCGAACATGGGAGATTATGAAAAATGTTGAAGAATCATTCGATTTTATCATTGTCGGTGGTGGATCAGCTGGATCGGTTTTGGCTGCTCGATTATCAGAACAGTCTGATTGGAAGGTGTTACTAATAGAAGCCGGAACTTATCCTTCAGCAATAAGTAGTGTACCGAGTCAATACAATGAATTATGGGGAAGTAAAGAAGATTATCGTTATCAGCATGAACCACAGAGAGATTTTTGCTTGGGAATGGTAAATAAGCGTTGTCTATGGTCGGGAGGAAAAGTATTAGGTGGCGGTTCTACTATCAATggtatgatatatatttatggaaataaaAGAGATTTTGACAACTGGGAAGCGGAAGGTAATGAAGGCTGGGGCTACGAGGATGTTCTTCCTTATTTTAAGAAATCCAATAATTATCCAAGAGAAACCATCGACAAATATGGTGACAAGTATTTAGGACGTGATGGGCCCTTAAGTGTACGATTATTCAATTACTCGAGTTCGATTTTTCATGAAGTTGTTATAAAAGCTGCTGAAGAAAAAGGCATTCCAAGAGTAGATATTTTTAACACTGATCAATATATTGGCTTTGGAAAACTTCATATGACTGCTGACAAAGGACGACGTGTAAGTGCAGCAACAGCTTATTTATCTCCTatcaaaaacagaaaaaatctCTATGTCATGACTTCTACAAGGgctgatgaaattttaataaaggaCAACCGAGCAACAGGAGTACGGGTTTTAGTGAATAATGGTTCGACCATAGAACTAAAGGCTTCAAAAGAAGTTATTTTATCTGCGGGAGCTATAGGATCCCCAAAGTTATTAATGTTGTCCGGCATTGGGCCTAAAGAAGatctagaaaaatttaaaattcaatgcaAAGCTGATTTACCAGTTGGAAAATATCTCAAGGATCATGTTGTTTGGCATGgtatttttttggaatttgtAAATCAATCGCATGCAAGAAACAATCTCTTCGATTCACAGGATGATGCGTACCAGTATTTAACTCGCAACGAAGGTGCATTGACTGGTTTGGATGAATTAGATTTTTCTGGATTTATCAATGTTCAGGATCCTAGTTCAATTTATCCAGACATTCAATTTTTACACGCATACGTATCACAAGATGACAATTCTACGTTGGCTCGGACGTTAGATAGGTTTGGGCTCTCACCAGAAACACGAGATAGCATCGTCAACTCAACCaagaaaaatgatattttttttatgtctccTTTTTTATTAAGACCAAAGAGCATAGGAGAAGTTAAATTACGCAGCAAATCACCCGCGGACTCAGTTAGATTGTTCCAACGACATCTCACCGACAAAAGCGACATAGAAACGTTGTTAAAATCAGTAGATTTTGTCAAACGCCTTTTAGATACCGaagctttcaaaaattttggagtaaaaataCGAAATATCACGATACCCGGAtgtgataaatttgaatttgatagtTCTGGATATTGGGAATGCTTTATCAGACATACTGCTTTTTCCGGTTTTCATTCAGTCGGAACCGTTCGGATGGGAACTCCTGAAAATCCCAAAACTGTTGTCGacttcaaattaaaagttttggGAATCGATCAACTCCGAGTTATAGATGCTTCAATTATGCCAGAGGTCACCAGCGGCAATATCAATGCTCCGACAATGATGATTGCGGAAAAAGGAGCCGATCTTATCAAAGAGTTTTGgataaagacaaaaaaattttga